A single window of Granulicella sibirica DNA harbors:
- a CDS encoding plasmid mobilization protein, translating to MRPASPFHRWRSPMKPPLRTRSVGTKVSEAGFAMLEERARSSGLTLSEWVRDVLLAAPVEPSAEAGSEVVLAELLALRSLFLNLSFRADKSPLTEAELRGLIERADATKLERARERLQAARAASKETQPEVEDGGMGS from the coding sequence GTGCGGCCTGCATCTCCCTTTCATCGCTGGCGGTCTCCGATGAAGCCGCCACTCCGTACAAGATCCGTCGGCACGAAGGTCAGCGAGGCGGGGTTCGCCATGCTGGAGGAGCGGGCGCGTTCGTCGGGCCTGACGCTCTCGGAGTGGGTTCGAGACGTGCTGCTGGCCGCGCCGGTCGAGCCAAGCGCGGAGGCCGGGAGCGAAGTCGTGCTGGCCGAGCTGCTAGCCCTTCGGTCACTGTTCCTGAATCTGAGCTTCCGGGCGGACAAAAGCCCGCTCACGGAGGCAGAGCTGCGTGGCCTGATCGAGCGGGCGGACGCGACGAAGTTAGAGCGGGCGCGGGAGCGCCTACAGGCCGCTCGCGCGGCTAGCAAGGAAACCCAACCGGAGGTCGAAGATGGCGGAATGGGGTCGTAA